From the genome of Mycobacterium dioxanotrophicus, one region includes:
- a CDS encoding GntR family transcriptional regulator yields the protein MTELGDWVRVDPDADRPLFDQLRIQIIDGIRDGRLSPGTRLPTVRELAGQIGLAVNTVARAYRELEAAGVLETRGRYGTFVARADPADAAMAAAANSFAEAARALGIGKVDALRYLDTAFD from the coding sequence GTGACCGAGTTGGGGGATTGGGTCCGGGTCGATCCGGATGCTGACAGGCCGTTGTTCGACCAGTTGAGAATCCAGATCATCGACGGCATCAGAGACGGACGGCTCTCACCGGGCACCCGGTTGCCGACGGTCCGGGAACTGGCCGGCCAGATCGGGCTGGCTGTCAACACCGTGGCCAGGGCCTATCGCGAGCTGGAGGCGGCAGGCGTGCTGGAGACCCGCGGCCGGTACGGCACGTTCGTCGCCCGGGCCGATCCGGCGGATGCCGCGATGGCCGCGGCCGCGAATTCGTTCGCCGAGGCCGCGCGGGCGCTGGGCATCGGCAAGGTCGATGCGCTGCGCTACCTCGACACGGCATTCGATTAG
- a CDS encoding Rv1453 family transcriptional regulator: MTWKLPSPQVRELIRQCAQIVVTARPEWLEELDEAVLAASPVIAADPELAGAVSRSNRANLFFWGAANVRDPGAPVPPNTGPEPLSIAREMVRRGITGFPLDAYRVGEGVAWRRLMEIAFELTSDPEQLHELLDVCSRSISAFVDATLSGIAAQIELERDELTRGTHAERRETVALILDGAPIPRQRAETRLGYALTGAHTAAVIWTERPDSDLVRLDRAAEAFGVTRPLSLLASVATRWVWTPGTVDVAALGEHIRADPDIRIAIGPTADGVDGFRRSHFDALTTQHMMARLHSPQQIATFTEIELVALITADADRAAAFVSRVLGDFELASTELQETVRVFVDEQCNASRAAARLYTHRNTLLRRLARADELLPRPLAESTVDVAVALDVVHWRGQTNPRG, translated from the coding sequence ATGACGTGGAAACTGCCGTCTCCGCAGGTGCGGGAGTTGATCCGACAGTGTGCGCAGATCGTCGTCACTGCCCGCCCGGAATGGCTGGAGGAGCTCGACGAAGCCGTGCTGGCCGCCAGCCCGGTGATCGCGGCGGATCCCGAACTCGCGGGTGCGGTCAGCCGCAGCAACCGGGCCAATCTGTTCTTCTGGGGCGCGGCCAATGTCCGCGACCCGGGCGCGCCGGTGCCGCCGAACACCGGTCCCGAACCATTGAGCATCGCGCGGGAAATGGTGCGGCGCGGCATCACCGGATTCCCACTCGACGCGTACCGGGTCGGGGAAGGCGTCGCGTGGCGGCGCCTCATGGAGATCGCCTTCGAGCTGACGTCGGACCCTGAGCAACTGCACGAGCTGCTCGATGTCTGCTCACGCTCGATCAGCGCGTTTGTCGATGCGACGCTGTCGGGGATCGCCGCGCAGATCGAGCTCGAGCGCGACGAACTCACCCGGGGCACGCATGCCGAACGGCGTGAGACGGTCGCGCTGATCCTCGACGGCGCCCCGATCCCGCGCCAGCGCGCCGAGACGCGACTCGGCTACGCCCTCACCGGCGCGCACACCGCGGCGGTGATCTGGACCGAACGCCCGGACAGCGACCTGGTCCGATTGGACCGCGCCGCCGAGGCTTTCGGGGTGACGCGTCCGCTGAGTCTGCTGGCCAGCGTGGCCACCCGCTGGGTGTGGACACCCGGCACCGTCGACGTGGCCGCGCTGGGCGAGCACATCCGCGCGGATCCCGATATCCGGATCGCGATCGGGCCGACCGCCGACGGCGTGGACGGCTTCCGGCGCAGCCATTTCGACGCGCTCACCACTCAGCACATGATGGCGCGGCTGCACTCACCACAGCAGATCGCCACCTTCACCGAGATCGAACTGGTGGCACTGATCACCGCCGATGCCGACCGCGCTGCCGCCTTCGTCAGCCGCGTGCTCGGTGATTTCGAGCTGGCAAGCACCGAATTGCAGGAAACGGTAAGGGTTTTCGTCGACGAGCAGTGCAACGCGTCGCGCGCGGCAGCGAGGCTCTACACGCACCGCAACACGCTGCTGCGCCGGCTGGCCCGCGCCGACGAACTCCTGCCCCGACCGCTCGCCGAGTCCACCGTCGATGTCGCGGTGGCTCTCGACGTGGTGCACTGGCGGGGTCAGACGAATCCGCGCGGCTAA